In Geobacter anodireducens, a genomic segment contains:
- a CDS encoding MFS transporter, whose translation MSLSITGGLNPSADPAGSRTEFRGNDRLLLGIIMGVLAFWLFAQTTLNVAPDMQKDLGLDTGVMNNAVAITALFSGIFIVFIGGLADRIGRVRVVMIGFVLSIIGSLLIGFAPNGTVAPYFLLPGRAVQGLSAACIIPASLALVKIYWDGEARQRAVSMWSIGSWGGSGLCSLFGGFVAQNFGWRWIFFVSVAVALVGMALMKGTPESKAEGQSSNKFDIAGVVSFMVAMITLQIVITQGNKLGWTSPLILSLSAVTLVFGSLFFRVESRIPNAFVDFKLFRNQTYTGATVSNFLLNGVAGTLLVSLQLVQLGGNMTAQQAGMLTLGYAIAIIAFIRVGEKLLQRFGARKPMIQGCLITGLSIILLLPSNLMLADYKLFAIVGYTLYGIGLAFYATPSTDAALSSLPAAQVASGAGLYKMASSLGAAFGVAISAAVFTALSANPATINWLEGVITFQGRQENLAIREAAIIALAFNIFMVLIATVSIMLTVPKGKKPV comes from the coding sequence ATGTCTTTGTCGATAACTGGCGGCCTCAATCCTTCTGCCGATCCAGCCGGCTCCCGAACGGAATTTAGAGGAAACGACAGATTGCTATTGGGCATAATCATGGGCGTCTTGGCGTTCTGGTTATTTGCCCAGACGACGCTGAACGTCGCGCCAGACATGCAGAAGGATCTTGGACTGGACACTGGTGTGATGAATAATGCCGTCGCCATCACCGCGCTGTTCTCTGGCATCTTCATCGTTTTCATCGGCGGCTTGGCCGACCGCATCGGTCGCGTCAGAGTTGTGATGATCGGCTTCGTGCTGAGCATCATCGGATCGCTGTTGATCGGCTTCGCGCCGAACGGAACGGTTGCGCCATACTTTCTGCTGCCTGGCCGCGCCGTGCAGGGGCTGTCGGCGGCCTGCATTATTCCGGCGAGCCTTGCATTGGTTAAGATCTACTGGGACGGCGAAGCACGCCAGCGCGCCGTTAGCATGTGGTCGATCGGCTCCTGGGGTGGCTCCGGTCTCTGCTCCCTGTTCGGCGGCTTTGTCGCACAGAATTTCGGCTGGCGCTGGATCTTCTTCGTTTCCGTCGCGGTCGCGTTGGTCGGCATGGCATTGATGAAAGGCACGCCCGAAAGCAAGGCCGAAGGCCAGAGCTCCAACAAGTTCGACATTGCCGGCGTCGTGAGCTTCATGGTGGCCATGATCACTCTGCAGATTGTCATCACGCAGGGCAACAAACTCGGTTGGACCAGTCCACTGATCCTGTCGCTTTCGGCCGTCACCCTCGTCTTCGGATCGTTGTTTTTCAGGGTCGAGTCGCGAATCCCGAACGCTTTCGTCGACTTCAAGCTGTTCCGCAACCAGACCTATACCGGCGCAACGGTTTCGAATTTCCTGCTCAACGGCGTCGCCGGCACCCTGCTCGTCTCGCTGCAACTCGTCCAACTAGGCGGCAATATGACAGCGCAGCAGGCCGGCATGCTGACTCTCGGATATGCGATCGCCATCATCGCGTTCATTCGCGTGGGCGAAAAACTCCTGCAGCGGTTCGGCGCGCGCAAGCCGATGATCCAAGGCTGTCTGATCACGGGCCTCTCGATCATTCTCCTGTTGCCATCGAACCTCATGCTCGCGGACTACAAGCTCTTCGCGATTGTTGGCTACACGCTGTACGGCATCGGTCTGGCTTTCTACGCCACACCCTCGACGGACGCGGCGCTCTCGAGCTTGCCGGCCGCCCAGGTCGCTTCCGGCGCCGGCCTCTATAAGATGGCTTCGTCTCTCGGCGCCGCGTTCGGTGTGGCTATTTCCGCGGCTGTTTTCACTGCCCTCAGCGCCAATCCGGCAACCATCAACTGGCTTGAAGGCGTTATCACCTTCCAGGGTCGTCAAGAGAACCTGGCGATCCGCGAAGCGGCCATCATCGCGCTCGCCTTCAATATATTCATGGTGCTGATCGCCACCGTATCGATCATGCTGACGGTGCCGAAAGGCAAGAAACCAGTCTGA
- a CDS encoding two-component system response regulator, producing the protein MSVSILFVDDEEHILTSLVRLFAGTGMNVLRAGSAVEALPLFERHEIAVVVADNMMPGMRGVQLFSRLKDSAPQAVKILMTSYADLPSALEAINRGEVYRFVVKPWDNDELVAIVEQSVHRYLTLSTLAREDEAVIQGLAQTIELKDPYTRGHCGRVASYALMIADELRLSQQMLKDIRYGSWLHDCGKIGVPETILNFGGPVAAREFDTIKKHPVWGAEVARQAHLATTVVEIVLHHHERFDGDGYPQGLAGEAIPLAARIVAVADVYDALTTERPYRRAYSWQKGIEILLSMKGNALDPALVDCLVDALKKRKLLPDDCGGGNRSHG; encoded by the coding sequence ATGAGTGTTAGTATCCTGTTCGTGGATGACGAAGAGCATATCCTCACATCCCTGGTGCGGCTCTTTGCCGGCACGGGAATGAACGTGCTGCGGGCCGGGAGTGCGGTCGAGGCCCTGCCGCTCTTCGAACGGCATGAGATTGCGGTGGTCGTGGCGGATAACATGATGCCAGGCATGCGGGGCGTGCAGCTTTTCAGCCGCCTGAAAGACAGTGCCCCCCAGGCGGTAAAGATCCTGATGACGTCCTACGCCGACCTTCCCTCTGCCCTTGAGGCGATCAACCGCGGCGAGGTGTACCGGTTCGTGGTCAAGCCGTGGGATAACGATGAACTGGTGGCGATAGTGGAGCAGTCAGTGCACCGCTATCTGACCCTCTCCACCCTTGCCCGTGAGGACGAGGCGGTTATTCAGGGCCTGGCCCAGACCATCGAGTTGAAGGATCCCTACACCCGGGGTCACTGCGGCAGGGTTGCCTCCTACGCCCTGATGATTGCTGACGAACTGCGGCTTTCTCAGCAGATGCTCAAGGACATCCGCTACGGCAGTTGGCTCCACGACTGCGGCAAGATCGGGGTGCCCGAGACGATCCTCAACTTCGGCGGCCCCGTGGCGGCCCGCGAGTTCGACACCATCAAGAAGCACCCGGTCTGGGGGGCTGAGGTGGCCAGGCAGGCGCACTTGGCAACGACGGTCGTAGAGATCGTGCTTCATCACCATGAGCGCTTTGACGGGGACGGCTATCCCCAGGGGCTTGCCGGAGAGGCGATCCCCCTGGCGGCGCGGATCGTCGCCGTTGCCGATGTGTATGACGCGCTCACCACCGAACGGCCCTATCGTCGGGCCTACAGTTGGCAGAAGGGGATCGAAATCCTCCTGTCAATGAAGGGGAATGCACTTGATCCCGCACTTGTGGATTGCCTGGTGGACGCTCTCAAGAAAAGGAAATTGCTGCCGGACGATTGTGGGGGAGGAAACCGGAGCCACGGGTGA
- a CDS encoding glycosyl transferase family 1, translated as MIHLSNITKQHGTQLLFRDASFQILPGSRTGLVGPNGAGKTTIFRIITGEEEVDAGEITCAKRTSIGYFSQDVGEMAGRTALEEVMAVSADTVRLAAELKAMEAAMAEPMDDDAMAALLERYGTAMEEFEHRGGYDLDTRARTILTGLGIGPDRYDHPVESFSGGWKMRIALAGILTLQPDVLLLDEPTNHLDVESIIWLEEWLAGEFTGALLMTSHDRDFMNRIVTRIIEVADKTVTTYGGNYDFYERERDIRREQLLASHKRQQEMLAKEEEFIARFAARASHAAQVQSRVKKLEKIDRIEIPPEERVIRFEFNEPPRSGDDVAVFNGLAKSWSLPGGGDKSVFSGVSGVIRRQNKIAVVGVNGAGKSTFLKVLAGRTEPTDGSVALGANVSLGYFSQHAMELLEPQKTVFETVQDAMPLATIGVIRNLLGAFLFSGDAVDKRIENLSGGEKSRVVLATLLARPLNFLVLDEPTNHLDIRSREILLDALQHFTGTVVLVSHDRHFLRLLVDRVFEIDHGEMRIYEGNYGYYLEKSQQLHQAAC; from the coding sequence ATGATCCATCTATCGAACATCACCAAACAACACGGCACCCAGCTTCTGTTCCGCGACGCCAGCTTTCAGATCCTCCCCGGCAGCCGCACCGGCCTGGTGGGCCCCAACGGCGCCGGCAAGACGACCATATTCCGGATCATCACCGGCGAGGAGGAGGTTGACGCCGGCGAGATCACCTGCGCCAAGCGGACCTCCATCGGTTATTTCTCGCAGGACGTGGGGGAAATGGCCGGTCGCACGGCCCTGGAGGAGGTCATGGCGGTCTCGGCCGATACCGTGCGCCTGGCGGCCGAGCTGAAGGCGATGGAAGCGGCCATGGCCGAGCCCATGGACGATGATGCCATGGCGGCCCTGCTGGAGCGGTACGGCACCGCCATGGAGGAGTTCGAGCACCGGGGCGGCTACGACCTGGACACCCGGGCGCGGACGATCCTGACCGGGCTCGGCATCGGCCCGGACCGCTACGACCACCCGGTGGAATCCTTCAGCGGCGGCTGGAAGATGCGCATCGCCCTGGCCGGCATCCTGACCCTGCAGCCCGATGTGCTGCTTCTGGACGAGCCCACCAACCACCTGGACGTGGAGTCGATCATCTGGCTGGAGGAGTGGCTGGCCGGGGAGTTCACGGGGGCACTGCTCATGACGAGCCACGACCGGGACTTCATGAACCGGATCGTGACGCGCATCATCGAGGTGGCGGACAAGACCGTCACCACTTACGGCGGCAACTACGACTTCTACGAGCGGGAGCGGGACATCCGCCGCGAGCAGCTGCTGGCCAGTCACAAGCGCCAGCAGGAGATGCTGGCCAAGGAAGAGGAGTTCATCGCCCGCTTCGCTGCCCGGGCCTCCCATGCGGCCCAGGTCCAGTCACGGGTGAAGAAGCTGGAAAAGATCGACCGGATCGAGATCCCGCCCGAGGAGCGGGTGATCCGGTTCGAGTTCAACGAGCCCCCCCGCAGCGGCGACGACGTGGCCGTGTTCAACGGGCTCGCCAAGAGCTGGAGCCTGCCGGGAGGCGGCGACAAATCGGTCTTCAGCGGCGTGTCCGGCGTGATCCGCCGCCAGAACAAGATCGCCGTGGTGGGGGTCAATGGCGCCGGCAAGTCCACCTTCCTCAAGGTTCTGGCCGGCCGGACCGAACCCACTGACGGCAGCGTGGCCCTGGGCGCCAATGTGTCCCTGGGCTACTTCAGCCAGCACGCCATGGAACTGCTCGAGCCCCAAAAGACCGTGTTCGAGACCGTGCAGGACGCCATGCCCCTGGCGACCATCGGCGTGATCCGCAATCTGCTGGGAGCCTTCCTTTTCTCGGGCGACGCGGTGGACAAGCGGATCGAGAACCTCTCCGGCGGCGAGAAGAGCAGGGTGGTGCTGGCCACGCTCCTGGCCCGGCCCCTCAATTTCCTGGTGCTGGACGAGCCCACCAACCACCTGGATATCCGTTCGCGGGAGATTCTGCTCGATGCACTGCAACACTTCACCGGCACCGTGGTGCTGGTGAGCCACGATCGCCACTTCCTCCGGCTGCTGGTGGACCGGGTGTTTGAGATCGACCACGGCGAAATGCGGATCTACGAAGGAAATTACGGCTACTATCTCGAAAAGTCGCAGCAGCTGCACCAGGCGGCCTGCTGA